The proteins below come from a single Panulirus ornatus isolate Po-2019 chromosome 15, ASM3632096v1, whole genome shotgun sequence genomic window:
- the LOC139753733 gene encoding uncharacterized protein isoform X2 — translation MVLPTVQQGWTCQQSNRDGPANSPTGMDLPTVQQGWTCQQSNGDGPANSPTGMDLPTVQQGWTCQQSNRDGPANSPTGMDLPTVQRGWSCQQSNRDGPANSPTGMDLPTVQQDGPANSPTGMDLPTVQQGWTCQQSNRDGPANSPTGMDLPTVQQGWTCQQSNRDGPANSPTGWSCQQSNRDGPANSPTGMDLPTVQQDGPANSPTGWSCQQSNRMVLPTQYCADADLCKGLQTRVLTRVNERNNSNHRSVSQRGVSNGSLTY, via the coding sequence ATGGTCCTGCCAACAGTCCAACAGGGATGGACCTGCCAACAGTCCAACAGGGATGGACCTGCCAACAGTCCAACAGGGATGGACCTGCCAACAGTCCAACAGGGATGGACCTGCCAACAGTCCAACGGGGATGGACCTGCCAACAGTCCAACAGGGATGGACCTGCCAACAGTCCAACAGGGATGGACCTGCCAACAGTCCAACAGGGATGGTCCTGCCAACAGTCCAACAGGGATGGACCTGCCAACAGTCCAACGGGGATGGTCCTGCCAACAGTCCAACAGGGATGGACCTGCCAACAGTCCAACAGGGATGGACCTGCCAACAGTCCAACAGGATGGTCCTGCCAACAGTCCAACAGGGATGGACCTGCCAACAGTCCAACAGGGATGGACCTGCCAACAGTCCAACAGGGATGGTCCTGCCAACAGTCCAACAGGGATGGACCTGCCAACAGTCCAACAGGGATGGACCTGCCAACAGTCCAACAGGGATGGACCTGCCAACAGTCCAACAGGATGGTCCTGCCAACAGTCCAACAGGGATGGACCTGCCAACAGTCCAACAGGGATGGACCTGCCAACAGTCCAACAGGATGGTCCTGCCAACAGTCCAACAGGATGGTCCTGCCAACAGTCCAACAGGATGGTCCTGCCAACACAATATTGTGCTGATGCTGATCTGTGTAAAGGGTTACAAACTCGGGTGTTGACGAGAGTTAATGAAAGAAACAATTCGAATCATAGGAGTGTGAGTCAGCGAGGTGTCTCGAACGGTTCATTAACTTATTAA
- the LOC139753733 gene encoding uncharacterized protein isoform X1, whose translation MHPFKCMYVVCINHVLSPVNGPANSPTGMVLPTVQRGWSCQQSNRDGPANSPTGMDLPTVQQGWTCQQSNRDGPANSPTGMDLPTVQQGWTCQQSNRDGPANSPTGMVLPTVQQGWTCQQSNGDGPANSPTGMDLPTVQQGWTCQQSNRMVLPTVQQGWTCQQSNRDGPANSPTGMVLPTVQQGWTCQQSNRDGPANSPTGMDLPTVQQDGPANSPTGMDLPTVQQGWTCQQSNRMVLPTVQQDGPANSPTGWSCQHNIVLMLICVKGYKLGC comes from the coding sequence ATGCATccttttaaatgtatgtatgttgtctgcattaaccatgtcctcagtccaGTGAATGGTCCTGCCAACAGTCCAACGGGGATGGTCCTGCCAACAGTCCAACGGGGATGGTCCTGCCAACAGTCCAACAGGGATGGACCTGCCAACAGTCCAACAGGGATGGACCTGCCAACAGTCCAACAGGGATGGACCTGCCAACAGTCCAACAGGGATGGACCTGCCAACAGTCCAACGGGGATGGACCTGCCAACAGTCCAACAGGGATGGACCTGCCAACAGTCCAACAGGGATGGACCTGCCAACAGTCCAACAGGGATGGTCCTGCCAACAGTCCAACAGGGATGGACCTGCCAACAGTCCAACGGGGATGGTCCTGCCAACAGTCCAACAGGGATGGACCTGCCAACAGTCCAACAGGGATGGACCTGCCAACAGTCCAACAGGATGGTCCTGCCAACAGTCCAACAGGGATGGACCTGCCAACAGTCCAACAGGGATGGACCTGCCAACAGTCCAACAGGGATGGTCCTGCCAACAGTCCAACAGGGATGGACCTGCCAACAGTCCAACAGGGATGGACCTGCCAACAGTCCAACAGGGATGGACCTGCCAACAGTCCAACAGGATGGTCCTGCCAACAGTCCAACAGGGATGGACCTGCCAACAGTCCAACAGGGATGGACCTGCCAACAGTCCAACAGGATGGTCCTGCCAACAGTCCAACAGGATGGTCCTGCCAACAGTCCAACAGGATGGTCCTGCCAACACAATATTGTGCTGATGCTGATCTGTGTAAAGGGTTACAAACTCGGGTGTTGA